A region of Ferruginibacter albus DNA encodes the following proteins:
- a CDS encoding RagB/SusD family nutrient uptake outer membrane protein, which produces MKSIGKILFVVAVIALASCSKELNKTPIGIVTEEAPDTKTSVEASVTGSYQLLSNTLNLLGTWDWAHATVFRDDFILQDIASGDMLKKWSPDGDQAWMDQFADFSFTADNPGFYGQWVYDYTGIARANKAIGKLTDDALMTSIGVSDDEKRFMLGQVYYLRAFYYFDLINNFGDVPMILIPVKTIGDAYSVTGRTPKADVTTQINADLAAALPLMPDGKYSDATDQWRVSKGAVLAMQAKVALYNQQWSTVITTINTLEGLGYFSLNTNYFDCFDQTKKFAENEDIFQYNHQANKIPDAGNGICAPLGWGFIAPSTDFTNSFEANDPRFGLTVDVTNKNVFKLLGTLDASNKGNDQAPSDKIYIRWADVLLWKAEAYLQTSDYSNAVTYINKIRQRARTSQTATGGTPPVGTLPDRDVSTTDPAVIRGWLISERRAELGFESQRFNDLKRWGIAKTFLTGIGVNFQDKNMVYPIPQAEIDGTGGTMAQNPDY; this is translated from the coding sequence ATGAAATCAATTGGTAAAATATTGTTCGTTGTTGCAGTGATCGCATTGGCATCCTGCAGTAAAGAACTAAACAAAACACCTATCGGTATCGTAACCGAAGAAGCACCCGATACAAAGACCTCGGTAGAAGCTTCGGTAACCGGTAGCTATCAGCTATTGTCCAACACATTGAACCTATTGGGCACCTGGGATTGGGCACATGCCACAGTATTCCGCGACGATTTTATTTTGCAGGATATTGCTTCCGGCGATATGTTGAAGAAATGGTCTCCCGACGGCGATCAGGCATGGATGGATCAATTTGCTGACTTTAGCTTTACAGCAGATAATCCCGGCTTTTACGGACAATGGGTATATGATTATACCGGTATTGCAAGAGCTAATAAAGCAATTGGCAAACTAACGGACGATGCATTGATGACAAGCATCGGCGTTAGTGATGATGAAAAGAGATTTATGTTGGGCCAGGTATATTATTTAAGAGCTTTTTATTACTTCGACCTGATCAATAACTTTGGTGATGTACCAATGATATTGATCCCTGTTAAAACAATAGGCGATGCCTACTCTGTTACAGGACGTACGCCAAAAGCAGATGTAACCACACAGATCAATGCCGACCTTGCTGCCGCTTTACCACTAATGCCGGATGGCAAATATTCTGATGCTACTGATCAATGGCGTGTTTCCAAAGGCGCTGTGTTGGCAATGCAGGCAAAAGTTGCTTTGTACAATCAGCAATGGTCAACGGTTATAACTACTATCAATACGTTGGAAGGCTTGGGATATTTCAGCCTGAACACCAATTATTTTGATTGCTTTGACCAAACAAAAAAGTTTGCTGAGAACGAAGACATATTTCAATACAATCACCAGGCAAATAAAATACCCGATGCAGGCAATGGCATCTGTGCTCCTTTAGGATGGGGCTTTATTGCGCCTTCTACTGATTTCACTAATTCTTTTGAAGCAAACGATCCACGCTTTGGTTTAACAGTTGATGTTACCAATAAGAATGTCTTTAAATTATTAGGAACATTAGATGCAAGCAACAAGGGCAATGACCAGGCGCCAAGCGATAAGATATATATCCGTTGGGCTGATGTATTGCTTTGGAAAGCAGAAGCCTATTTACAAACAAGTGATTACAGCAATGCTGTTACTTACATTAATAAGATAAGACAACGTGCACGCACTTCTCAAACAGCAACAGGCGGAACACCTCCTGTTGGCACATTGCCCGACAGAGATGTATCTACCACAGACCCTGCTGTTATTAGAGGCTGGCTGATCTCTGAACGCAGAGCTGAACTAGGTTTCGAAAGCCAACGCTTTAACGACTTAAAACGTTGGGGAATTGCCAAGACATTCTTAACAGGTATTGGTGTAAACTTCCAGGACAAGAACATGGTATATCCTATTCCACAGGCAGAAATTGACGGAACCGGTGGAACGATGGCACAAAACCCGGATTATTAA
- a CDS encoding T9SS type A sorting domain-containing protein, whose amino-acid sequence MKKELLLCSFAIFFSFIVSAQQIAFPGAEGFGKYSTGGRGGKLVEVTTLEDSVAGSLRWALDQYVTIDSVYKDALNPKYPITRFEPLTIVFKVSGVIHLKSDLKIKRDNLTIAGQTAPGDGICTADHSVLINGATGGEQFYWGPRRKNVIVRYMRFRSGIPRDVNGTPTSSFVTYGLDVENYENVIVDHCSISWANEECLAIYDNKNTTVQWSIISEGLYNANHPKGLRAYCGVWGGQYASYHHNLIADQASRTARFDGSRAHDTVALVDYRNNVIYNWGTSSSCYGGEVEINGGVSNVNMVNNYYKPGPATPSTLKFVQCYYTSPNPIGHWYITGNTMINSPSKTSDNWTGVDISKNPVDSQANLKSTTEFPIAIPLPLQTASDAFDSVLANAGAIRPKRDTIDRRITNEVLMGTATGSGYFGTAKGIIDDPLAVGGWPIYNTYDVPTDTDHDGMPDDWETAHSLNPNDETDRNTVDGSGYTMLEVYLNEIAIETPVPVKLVSFTGVAVNNSAAALKWTATNETNNKGWDVERTLIGSDQWQNIGFIKGSSNSSITNNYSFTDAGIISGQTYQYRLQQIDIDGKISYSNIISVRFNTDNDLNMSVYPNPVTRSTTIGYSLPFAAHIRLFVYNSQGQIVNKTADSYLQKGNYQQSINATNWPAGKYIIKLMTDGKTVSTGFIKAGK is encoded by the coding sequence ATGAAGAAAGAACTATTGCTTTGCAGCTTTGCAATCTTTTTCTCTTTTATAGTATCAGCACAACAAATAGCATTTCCCGGAGCCGAAGGCTTTGGTAAATATTCCACCGGCGGACGTGGCGGTAAACTGGTTGAAGTAACTACGCTGGAAGATTCTGTAGCAGGTAGTTTGCGCTGGGCATTGGATCAATATGTAACCATCGATTCTGTCTATAAAGATGCGCTGAATCCTAAATATCCTATCACAAGATTTGAACCGCTAACTATCGTATTCAAAGTGTCCGGTGTTATTCATTTAAAAAGCGATCTGAAAATTAAAAGAGATAATCTAACCATTGCGGGGCAAACAGCACCCGGTGATGGTATTTGCACTGCCGATCATTCGGTACTGATTAATGGCGCCACAGGTGGAGAACAATTTTATTGGGGGCCTCGTCGTAAAAATGTAATTGTTCGTTACATGCGTTTCAGAAGCGGCATTCCCCGTGATGTGAATGGTACCCCTACCAGTTCTTTTGTTACCTATGGATTGGATGTAGAGAATTATGAAAATGTAATAGTTGATCATTGTTCGATAAGCTGGGCAAACGAAGAATGCTTGGCGATCTATGATAATAAAAACACAACAGTGCAATGGAGTATCATAAGCGAAGGATTATACAATGCTAATCATCCAAAAGGCTTGCGTGCTTATTGCGGTGTTTGGGGCGGACAATATGCCTCGTATCATCATAATTTAATTGCAGACCAGGCAAGTCGTACAGCACGCTTTGACGGTTCGAGAGCGCATGACACCGTTGCATTGGTCGATTATAGAAATAACGTTATTTACAACTGGGGAACATCGAGTTCGTGTTATGGCGGTGAAGTAGAAATTAATGGCGGCGTCTCTAACGTAAATATGGTAAATAATTATTACAAGCCGGGACCTGCAACGCCAAGTACCTTAAAGTTTGTTCAATGCTATTATACCTCTCCTAACCCGATCGGGCATTGGTATATTACCGGTAATACCATGATCAACAGTCCATCTAAAACAAGTGATAATTGGACAGGTGTTGATATATCGAAAAACCCCGTAGACAGCCAGGCAAATTTAAAATCAACCACAGAATTTCCTATCGCCATACCATTGCCGTTGCAAACTGCTTCTGATGCATTTGATTCTGTATTGGCGAATGCAGGCGCTATTCGTCCTAAAAGAGATACTATTGATAGACGTATTACCAATGAAGTATTAATGGGTACGGCTACCGGAAGTGGATATTTTGGAACCGCTAAGGGTATTATTGATGATCCTTTAGCTGTTGGTGGATGGCCTATTTATAATACGTATGATGTTCCGACAGACACTGATCATGATGGAATGCCGGATGATTGGGAAACAGCTCATTCATTAAATCCAAATGATGAAACAGACAGAAACACTGTTGATGGTTCGGGTTATACCATGCTGGAAGTTTACTTAAATGAAATAGCAATTGAAACGCCTGTTCCCGTAAAATTGGTTTCCTTTACCGGGGTTGCAGTTAACAATTCAGCTGCTGCATTAAAATGGACAGCAACAAACGAAACAAATAATAAAGGCTGGGACGTTGAACGCACTCTAATTGGTAGTGATCAATGGCAGAATATTGGTTTTATTAAAGGCTCAAGTAATAGCAGCATTACGAACAATTATTCTTTTACAGATGCTGGGATAATTTCAGGACAAACATACCAATATCGTTTACAACAAATAGATATAGATGGGAAGATCAGCTACAGCAATATTATTAGCGTAAGGTTTAATACTGATAATGATTTAAACATGTCTGTATATCCAAATCCTGTTACCCGTTCAACAACGATCGGTTATTCATTACCGTTTGCAGCGCATATTCGTTTGTTTGTTTATAATTCACAAGGACAAATCGTAAATAAAACAGCTGATAGCTATTTACAAAAAGGTAACTACCAGCAATCCATAAACGCAACGAATTGGCCGGCAGGCAAATACATAATTAAATTAATGACTGATGGAAAAACAGTAAGTACTGGTTTTATTAAAGCAGGAAAATAA
- a CDS encoding T9SS type A sorting domain-containing protein, whose amino-acid sequence MKKVYFILILLVIGGGAFAGMNQGYWRWRNDDGSETSATWSGAQTTAINYTSPTNVLRIRTEIYSTATGSQQALQLQYSTDNATWISIGAYNPTAAFNLAGSDSYVTDQAATTKQLPSSNATTYAGGVSMINTTSYYLVLSSKRTTEFEWFILGTASTLDNQTYYFRVANTGSSTNGNPSLTTSFTPLPVNLTGFSATGNSNKNIVQWSTASEQNCADFTVERSSDANTWSAIGTVKGNGTTSVAHNYSFIDAEPLNGINYYRIKQNDIDGQYYTSVTKQVNFKTTITAMASPNPAKGIISFKTNAGITNVQTLLTRVSGEIVHQQKFSSIQTNAINRLNMAAVEPGVYLLNIKSKEFSTIIKVIVE is encoded by the coding sequence ATGAAAAAAGTTTACTTTATTTTGATTTTATTAGTAATAGGCGGAGGTGCCTTTGCCGGTATGAACCAAGGTTATTGGCGTTGGCGCAACGATGATGGATCGGAAACTTCAGCAACCTGGAGTGGGGCCCAAACTACAGCTATTAATTATACTTCACCAACAAATGTATTGCGGATTCGTACTGAGATTTATTCTACCGCTACAGGTTCTCAGCAAGCTTTACAATTGCAATACTCCACAGACAATGCTACCTGGATCAGTATTGGCGCCTATAACCCAACCGCAGCTTTTAACCTTGCAGGATCAGATTCTTATGTAACCGATCAAGCAGCAACTACTAAGCAATTGCCCAGTTCTAATGCTACTACCTATGCGGGCGGAGTATCGATGATTAACACAACATCATATTACTTAGTATTGAGTTCTAAACGCACCACTGAATTTGAATGGTTTATCTTAGGCACAGCAAGTACACTGGATAATCAAACATACTATTTCAGGGTGGCAAATACTGGCTCTTCTACAAACGGTAACCCATCCTTAACTACCTCATTTACTCCACTTCCTGTTAACCTTACCGGCTTCTCTGCAACTGGCAATAGCAATAAGAATATTGTACAATGGTCTACAGCATCCGAGCAGAACTGTGCCGATTTTACTGTTGAAAGAAGCAGCGATGCTAATACCTGGAGCGCAATTGGAACAGTAAAAGGAAACGGTACTACAAGTGTGGCACACAATTATAGCTTTATAGATGCGGAGCCATTGAACGGCATTAACTACTACCGTATTAAACAAAATGATATTGACGGGCAATATTATACTTCTGTCACAAAACAGGTGAACTTTAAAACTACTATTACTGCCATGGCTTCGCCAAACCCTGCAAAAGGTATTATAAGTTTTAAAACAAATGCAGGCATTACTAATGTACAGACGCTCTTGACAAGAGTAAGCGGGGAAATTGTACATCAACAAAAATTCAGCAGTATCCAAACAAATGCAATCAACAGATTGAATATGGCTGCAGTAGAGCCTGGCGTATATTTATTAAATATAAAATCGAAAGAATTTTCTACCATTATTAAAGTAATTGTAGAATAA
- a CDS encoding glycoside hydrolase family protein, protein MRITKSYFLFIAAILFTNTLLAQVAQQELATVNKMPDLPKPFKIIDYKKLALDFDKTVFDFNAKEKFYPLVWIDSSNKNFPQPVVGMYTAIGDARQGPQNNKGMFHEGLATMGATLGATLVGIDKTKGINYAQMLINYFNKETGWNIMMNNTCPEVALLGGGYGRDWWYDVYPNMLFYSIYDKYPNVAHYDEIAKSIAEKFYAADSILNGDYNYSFFDYGKMQPMKNWICAQPDVAAGHAWVLYMAYKKFGDKRYLKGAINALHALQSQKINPIYEIIMPFGAYLSARINAELNENFDTHKMLDWSFNGTAVCREGWGVLTGNWNGFDIDGMVGSTVDRGGYGFLMNTYDMAMPIVPLVRYDQSYATAIGKWMLNAANVCKLFYPQYMPADHQTAFKESPVTKGVIAYEGIIKKSDYKGFENMAAPVAQGDGPLWVPGKNPTESQFSVYGSAHVGIFGSIIRKTNVEGILQLNLLATDFFHDEAYPTYLYYNPYPAAKTITVRIDGTSAKDIYNTVKGKFVARKITKTCSITVPAKSSAVLVFAPAAGKQTMQGNKLLVNNIVVDYHYKK, encoded by the coding sequence ATGAGAATAACGAAATCATATTTCCTTTTTATAGCAGCTATTTTATTTACAAATACTTTATTGGCACAGGTTGCACAACAAGAATTGGCTACAGTAAACAAGATGCCGGACCTGCCTAAACCATTTAAAATAATAGACTATAAAAAGCTGGCCCTGGATTTTGATAAAACTGTTTTTGATTTTAATGCAAAAGAAAAATTCTATCCATTGGTTTGGATAGACAGCAGCAATAAAAACTTTCCTCAACCCGTAGTTGGCATGTACACTGCTATTGGGGATGCAAGACAAGGCCCTCAGAATAACAAAGGCATGTTTCATGAAGGATTGGCAACTATGGGCGCTACGCTGGGAGCAACTTTAGTTGGTATCGATAAAACCAAAGGCATTAACTATGCGCAAATGCTGATCAATTATTTCAACAAAGAAACCGGCTGGAACATTATGATGAACAACACTTGTCCTGAAGTAGCATTATTAGGCGGTGGTTATGGAAGGGATTGGTGGTACGATGTTTATCCGAACATGTTATTCTATTCTATTTATGATAAGTATCCTAACGTTGCACATTATGATGAAATAGCAAAAAGCATTGCAGAAAAATTCTATGCTGCTGATTCTATTTTAAACGGTGACTACAATTATTCTTTTTTTGATTATGGCAAGATGCAACCCATGAAGAATTGGATCTGTGCACAGCCCGATGTTGCTGCAGGGCATGCGTGGGTATTATACATGGCGTATAAAAAGTTTGGAGATAAACGCTATTTAAAAGGAGCTATCAATGCATTGCATGCATTGCAATCGCAAAAGATAAATCCTATTTACGAGATCATCATGCCGTTTGGCGCTTACCTGTCTGCACGTATCAATGCGGAGTTGAATGAAAATTTTGATACGCACAAAATGCTGGATTGGTCGTTTAATGGAACAGCTGTTTGTCGTGAAGGCTGGGGCGTGTTAACCGGCAACTGGAATGGCTTTGATATTGATGGAATGGTGGGAAGCACCGTAGACAGAGGCGGCTACGGCTTTTTAATGAACACATATGATATGGCAATGCCGATCGTTCCGTTGGTTCGTTACGACCAATCGTATGCAACTGCTATTGGCAAATGGATGCTGAACGCTGCTAATGTTTGCAAATTATTTTATCCGCAATATATGCCCGCCGATCATCAGACTGCTTTTAAAGAATCACCTGTTACAAAAGGTGTGATAGCGTATGAAGGCATAATCAAAAAATCAGATTATAAAGGTTTTGAGAATATGGCAGCGCCTGTTGCACAAGGTGACGGCCCGTTGTGGGTACCGGGTAAAAATCCAACTGAATCACAGTTTAGTGTTTATGGAAGTGCGCACGTTGGCATCTTCGGAAGCATTATCCGTAAAACAAATGTGGAAGGAATTTTACAATTAAATTTATTAGCTACCGATTTCTTTCACGATGAAGCGTATCCTACTTATTTGTACTACAACCCCTATCCTGCTGCCAAAACTATAACTGTTCGTATTGACGGAACATCAGCAAAAGATATTTATAATACAGTTAAAGGAAAATTTGTTGCACGTAAGATTACTAAGACATGCAGCATTACTGTCCCTGCAAAATCCTCGGCCGTATTGGTGTTCGCTCCTGCTGCAGGAAAACAAACCATGCAAGGAAATAAATTGCTTGTTAATAATATAGTAGTGGATTATCATTATAAAAAGTAA
- a CDS encoding glycoside hydrolase family 130 protein — MKKDIAKRFAANPLLSPKDLKPSIKGLEITCLLNPGAFRYEGKTWLLVRVAERPVQKENLISFPIIKPNGDYEIIEIATNDPALKNSDPRVINYKGADYLTTLSHLRLLCSEDGIHFYDPESYPLLTGKGKLEAFGIEDCRVSQIDNKYYLTFTAVSGNGVGVGLKITSDWKNFASHGMIFPPHNKDCAIFEEKINNKFYAFHRPSSPEIGGNYIWIAESPDGIHWGNHQCILRTRQDNWDSARVGAGAAPIKTDKGLLAIYHGANKQHQYCLGAILLDANDPAKLLAQTDAPIMIPTEEYETKGFLGNVVFTNGHILKEDSDTVTVYYGAADEYVCAADFSIKEILSLLIPCHAN; from the coding sequence ATGAAAAAAGATATTGCCAAACGATTTGCAGCAAACCCTTTATTATCTCCCAAAGATCTAAAGCCAAGTATCAAAGGACTTGAAATTACTTGCTTGTTGAATCCCGGTGCTTTTAGATATGAAGGAAAAACATGGTTATTGGTTAGAGTAGCAGAACGCCCGGTACAAAAAGAAAACCTCATCTCCTTTCCTATTATTAAACCCAATGGAGATTATGAAATCATTGAGATCGCAACGAATGATCCCGCTTTAAAAAATTCAGATCCAAGAGTAATTAATTATAAAGGAGCCGACTATCTCACCACCTTATCACACTTACGTCTTTTATGCAGCGAGGACGGCATTCACTTTTACGATCCCGAAAGCTATCCATTACTAACGGGCAAGGGTAAGCTGGAAGCATTTGGTATTGAAGATTGCAGGGTATCTCAAATTGACAACAAGTATTATCTCACCTTCACTGCTGTTTCAGGCAATGGTGTGGGCGTAGGATTAAAGATCACAAGTGATTGGAAAAATTTTGCATCGCATGGAATGATATTTCCTCCGCACAATAAAGACTGCGCCATTTTTGAAGAAAAGATCAACAATAAATTCTATGCTTTTCATCGCCCCAGCAGTCCGGAAATTGGCGGAAATTATATATGGATAGCCGAATCGCCGGATGGTATTCATTGGGGCAATCATCAATGCATATTAAGAACACGACAAGATAATTGGGACAGTGCAAGAGTGGGTGCCGGGGCTGCTCCTATCAAAACAGACAAAGGACTGTTAGCTATTTACCACGGCGCTAACAAACAACATCAATATTGTTTGGGAGCCATTTTATTAGACGCCAATGATCCTGCTAAATTGTTAGCACAAACAGATGCTCCTATTATGATTCCTACAGAAGAATATGAGACCAAAGGATTTTTAGGAAACGTTGTTTTCACTAACGGGCATATACTTAAGGAAGATAGCGATACTGTAACGGTTTATTACGGCGCTGCCGATGAATATGTATGTGCTGCCGATTTTTCTATAAAAGAAATTCTTTCATTATTAATACCATGCCATGCTAACTAA
- a CDS encoding MFS transporter, which yields MLTKLMNEINHFKKQTHDFKTLVITNLVFAFTLPVIEIFIAAFVMRQSNDPAKVILYQFTVYTGIPIAFFFNGFLLRVFNIRGLFSAGMLLSGVSMVIMMSLHELTNTGIGTAGIIMGFAFGFYWANRDYLALAITNDDNRNYYYGLETFFYTIIAVIVPISIGWIIESNAEIDKHGAYRTISFAVIAVTIIASIICFTGRFANPPKEKFIYRKFNPLWYKLLILALLKGLSQGFIVTAPAMLIMKLLGKEGALGTAQSVGAIIAAFMIYLVGRLSAPKHRIKIFTLGLVLFAAGAFFNCIMFDKTGVVIFVLLLLVARPLMDVAYFPIQFRVIDVVSKIENRTEFAYILNHEFGLYAGRFLGATTFLLLAYNISDNIALRYAILIIAVIQLLSIVVGKNIIAACNKISSTSEITKEENKEAEVALTVVEEKQ from the coding sequence ATGCTAACTAAATTAATGAATGAAATAAATCATTTTAAAAAACAAACACATGATTTCAAAACGTTGGTTATAACCAACCTGGTGTTTGCTTTTACTTTACCGGTGATCGAGATCTTTATTGCTGCATTTGTAATGCGCCAATCGAACGATCCGGCAAAGGTTATACTGTATCAATTTACTGTTTATACCGGTATTCCAATTGCATTTTTTTTTAATGGTTTTTTGTTGAGAGTTTTTAATATACGTGGTTTGTTTTCTGCAGGCATGTTGCTAAGTGGTGTATCAATGGTTATAATGATGTCGTTACATGAGCTTACCAATACAGGTATAGGTACAGCAGGAATTATAATGGGATTTGCGTTTGGTTTTTATTGGGCGAATCGTGATTACCTGGCATTGGCAATTACCAACGATGATAACCGTAATTATTACTACGGGCTGGAAACGTTTTTCTATACCATCATTGCGGTAATAGTTCCCATTTCTATCGGCTGGATTATTGAATCGAATGCAGAAATTGATAAGCATGGGGCTTACCGGACTATTTCATTTGCAGTAATTGCAGTAACCATTATTGCTTCTATCATTTGCTTTACAGGCAGATTTGCAAATCCTCCTAAAGAGAAATTTATATATAGAAAATTCAACCCCCTTTGGTATAAGCTTTTAATACTGGCGCTTTTAAAAGGATTGTCGCAGGGATTTATAGTAACGGCGCCGGCAATGCTTATTATGAAACTACTAGGTAAAGAAGGCGCATTAGGTACCGCACAATCCGTTGGTGCTATCATAGCAGCATTCATGATCTATTTGGTAGGCCGGCTCTCTGCACCAAAGCATCGTATAAAAATATTTACATTAGGATTGGTATTGTTTGCAGCAGGTGCTTTTTTTAATTGCATCATGTTTGATAAAACAGGAGTGGTCATATTTGTACTGTTATTACTAGTTGCCCGTCCTTTAATGGATGTAGCGTATTTTCCTATACAGTTCAGAGTAATTGATGTGGTTTCTAAAATTGAGAACAGAACAGAGTTTGCATACATATTGAATCATGAGTTTGGGTTATATGCAGGAAGGTTTTTAGGCGCTACTACTTTCTTATTATTGGCATATAATATTTCAGATAATATTGCTTTGCGGTATGCAATATTGATCATTGCAGTTATTCAATTACTATCAATTGTTGTTGGTAAGAATATTATTGCAGCGTGTAATAAAATTTCATCCACTTCTGAAATAACTAAAGAAGAAAATAAAGAGGCTGAAGTAGCTTTAACTGTAGTTGAAGAGAAACAGTAG
- a CDS encoding Gfo/Idh/MocA family protein yields the protein MKQPFNIGVLGAGNFARFAVGEFIKTKNVKLHGVFDENMENAILLKQIQPTTKIYTSAKELLLDKNIDLIYIGTPPYLHYEQSKAALLNGKHVICEKPAALTAAHAFELKTIAEEKNLLYTVNLMQRYNPLYSAVDVLIKQKILGDFLHGFFENYACDEVLPPTHWFWDETKSGGIFIEHGVHFFDMFEGWLGKGKVIAAQKMNRKGYPTIWDKYQAIVQYPNGLVNFYHAFEQAKILDRQELRLQFERGEITLYEWVPTRLKMTAVCTEEELKSLKKIFPTADLVIIDRFSKVQQATARFKEISFAYKIQLDTGNKIQKYALYAQLVSSMFEDQLQWINDNTHIRKIDQYNAVCSVAIAEAANEIAVVINTEIPNNNLHYIS from the coding sequence ATGAAACAACCATTCAACATCGGCGTTTTAGGCGCAGGAAATTTTGCCCGGTTCGCTGTGGGTGAGTTTATTAAAACAAAGAATGTAAAACTTCATGGAGTATTTGATGAAAATATGGAGAATGCCATTTTATTAAAACAAATCCAACCTACTACTAAAATCTATACTTCTGCCAAAGAATTACTTCTTGATAAAAACATTGATCTTATTTATATTGGCACGCCACCCTACTTACATTACGAACAATCAAAAGCAGCTTTATTAAACGGTAAACATGTTATTTGCGAAAAGCCTGCTGCATTAACTGCTGCTCATGCATTTGAATTAAAAACAATTGCCGAAGAAAAGAATTTATTATACACAGTAAATCTAATGCAGCGTTACAATCCTTTGTATTCAGCTGTTGATGTATTGATAAAGCAAAAAATATTGGGCGATTTTTTGCATGGCTTTTTTGAAAATTATGCCTGCGATGAAGTACTGCCACCAACACATTGGTTTTGGGATGAAACAAAAAGCGGTGGAATTTTTATTGAACATGGTGTACACTTTTTTGATATGTTCGAAGGTTGGTTAGGGAAAGGCAAGGTCATCGCCGCACAAAAGATGAATCGTAAAGGTTATCCTACAATATGGGATAAGTACCAGGCTATTGTTCAATACCCAAATGGGTTGGTAAACTTTTATCATGCTTTTGAACAAGCAAAAATTTTAGATCGGCAGGAATTGCGTTTGCAATTTGAACGTGGCGAAATTACTTTGTACGAATGGGTGCCCACACGACTAAAAATGACAGCGGTTTGTACTGAAGAAGAATTGAAAAGCTTAAAGAAAATATTTCCGACTGCTGATTTAGTAATCATCGATCGCTTTAGCAAAGTGCAACAAGCTACTGCACGTTTTAAAGAAATCAGCTTTGCTTATAAGATACAACTGGATACCGGCAATAAGATACAGAAGTATGCTTTGTATGCGCAATTGGTTTCCTCCATGTTCGAAGATCAGCTGCAATGGATCAATGACAATACGCATATTCGCAAGATAGACCAATACAATGCAGTGTGTTCGGTTGCTATAGCAGAAGCAGCGAATGAAATAGCAGTAGTAATAAATACAGAAATTCCTAATAATAATCTCCATTACATTTCATAG